A single genomic interval of Microbacterium sp. LWO14-1.2 harbors:
- a CDS encoding LacI family DNA-binding transcriptional regulator: MTTRATIEEVASAAGVSRSTVSRVVNGSTAVSPEALDAVQRAIAELNYVPNRAARSLASRQTHAIALIVPEDTTTFFGDPFFAAIVAGITGALRGSDYLLNLLIATDDPGDKMASFVRNGGVDGALIVSHHTSDAFIERVADAVPVVWGGRPMQRRDGDFVVDVDNVAGARTATQHLLSTGRRRIATITGPLTMVSSGDRLQGFRDALADAGLAPFAEEAGDYSEASGADAARRILATGTPDAIFVASDLMARGALTALRATGIRVPDDVALVGYDDSSVALTTDPQLTTVRQPMYAQGEAMAGVLLSNLAGEAPETTTILPTELVVRGSA, encoded by the coding sequence GTGACGACTCGCGCGACCATCGAAGAGGTGGCCTCGGCGGCCGGGGTGTCCCGATCGACGGTGTCCCGTGTGGTGAACGGCTCGACCGCGGTGAGCCCCGAGGCGCTCGACGCCGTGCAGCGTGCCATCGCCGAGCTCAACTACGTGCCCAACCGTGCGGCGCGATCGCTCGCGTCGCGGCAGACGCACGCGATCGCCCTGATCGTGCCCGAGGACACGACGACGTTCTTCGGCGACCCCTTCTTCGCGGCGATCGTCGCCGGCATCACGGGCGCGCTGCGCGGTTCGGACTACCTGCTCAACCTGCTCATCGCGACCGACGACCCCGGCGACAAGATGGCCAGCTTCGTGCGCAACGGCGGGGTCGACGGCGCGCTGATCGTCTCGCACCACACGAGCGACGCGTTCATCGAGCGCGTGGCAGACGCCGTGCCCGTGGTGTGGGGCGGTCGCCCGATGCAGCGCCGCGACGGCGACTTCGTGGTCGACGTCGACAACGTCGCGGGCGCCCGCACCGCGACGCAGCATCTGCTCAGCACCGGTCGCCGTCGCATCGCGACGATCACGGGTCCGCTCACCATGGTGTCGTCGGGGGACCGCCTGCAGGGCTTCCGCGACGCGCTGGCGGATGCCGGGCTCGCGCCCTTCGCGGAGGAGGCCGGCGACTACAGCGAGGCCAGCGGGGCGGATGCCGCGCGCCGCATCCTCGCGACGGGCACCCCCGACGCGATCTTCGTGGCGAGCGACCTCATGGCGAGGGGGGCGCTGACGGCGCTCCGCGCCACCGGCATCCGCGTGCCCGACGACGTGGCGCTCGTCGGATACGACGACTCGTCGGTCGCCCTGACGACCGATCCGCAGCTGACGACCGTCCGGCAGCCGATGTACGCGCAGGGCGAGGCGATGGCGGGCGTGCTGCTGTCGAACCTCGCCGGTGAGGCGCCCGAGACGACGACCATCCTGCCCACCGAACTGGTCGTGCGCGGCTCCGCCTGA
- a CDS encoding GH1 family beta-glucosidase, which translates to MTRAFPEDFLFGAATAAYQIEGAAFEDGRTASIWDAFSREPGAVVRGDNGDVACDHYHRYPQDVALMKELGLQTYRFSTSWSRVRPDGGAVNPQGVDFYDRLVDELLGAGILPWLTLYHWDMPQALQESGGWTNRDTVGRFLEYAGTMHDALGDRVNVWTTLNEPWCSSFLSYTGGEHAPGHTSIAEGLLASHHLLLAHGETVRELRGRDASLNLGITLNHTVADPADPANPADVDAARRVDGQFNRWFLDPIYLAQYPADIVEDIRAVDAGAVDRFEDAVHDGDLATIAQRIDTQGVNYYHGDLVAGEPQAVPPQVSGPATDRPGRSPYPSSAGIHPVERGLPRTAQDWEVQPEGLTRLLQRLWTEYAEPAGTVLSVTENGAAYDDVAVIEDGETRVHDEDRAEFLRLHLDAVLDAADAGVDVRGFFYWSLFDNFEWAWGYDKRFGIVRVDYDTQERSVKDSGREYARIIAARAL; encoded by the coding sequence ATGACCCGAGCCTTCCCCGAGGACTTCCTGTTCGGAGCCGCCACGGCGGCCTATCAGATCGAGGGGGCGGCGTTCGAAGACGGCCGGACGGCGTCGATCTGGGACGCGTTCAGCAGGGAGCCCGGTGCCGTGGTGCGCGGCGACAACGGCGACGTGGCCTGCGACCACTACCACCGCTACCCGCAGGACGTCGCGCTGATGAAGGAGCTCGGGCTGCAGACCTACCGCTTCTCGACCTCGTGGTCGCGGGTGCGTCCGGACGGGGGCGCCGTGAACCCGCAGGGCGTCGACTTCTACGACAGGCTCGTCGACGAGCTGCTCGGCGCCGGCATCCTGCCCTGGCTGACGCTGTACCACTGGGACATGCCGCAGGCGCTGCAGGAGTCGGGCGGCTGGACGAATCGCGACACCGTGGGGCGGTTCCTCGAGTACGCGGGCACGATGCACGACGCGCTCGGCGACCGCGTGAACGTGTGGACGACGCTCAACGAGCCGTGGTGCTCGTCGTTCCTGTCGTACACGGGAGGGGAGCACGCACCCGGCCACACGAGCATCGCCGAGGGGCTGCTCGCCTCGCACCACCTGCTGCTCGCGCACGGCGAGACGGTGCGCGAGCTGCGCGGGCGCGACGCGAGCCTCAACCTCGGCATCACGCTCAACCACACGGTCGCGGATCCGGCCGACCCCGCGAACCCGGCCGACGTCGACGCCGCGCGGCGGGTCGACGGGCAGTTCAACCGCTGGTTCCTCGATCCCATCTACCTGGCGCAGTATCCCGCCGACATCGTCGAGGACATCCGTGCGGTCGACGCCGGGGCGGTGGACCGCTTCGAGGATGCCGTGCACGACGGCGACCTCGCGACCATCGCGCAGCGCATCGACACGCAGGGCGTGAACTACTACCACGGAGACCTCGTGGCAGGAGAGCCGCAGGCCGTGCCGCCGCAGGTCAGTGGACCGGCGACCGACCGGCCCGGCCGCAGCCCGTACCCGTCGAGCGCCGGCATCCACCCGGTGGAGCGCGGTCTGCCGCGCACGGCGCAGGATTGGGAGGTGCAGCCCGAGGGTCTCACGCGTCTGCTGCAGCGTTTGTGGACGGAGTACGCCGAGCCCGCCGGCACCGTCCTCTCCGTCACGGAGAACGGCGCCGCCTACGACGACGTCGCCGTGATCGAGGACGGCGAGACCCGCGTGCACGACGAGGACCGCGCGGAGTTCCTCCGCCTGCACCTGGATGCCGTGCTCGACGCGGCGGACGCCGGGGTCGACGTGCGCGGTTTCTTCTACTGGTCGCTGTTCGACAACTTCGAGTGGGCCTGGGGCTACGACAAGCGCTTCGGCATCGTACGGGTCGACTACGACACGCAGGAGCGCAGTGTGAAGGACTCGGGCCGGGAGTACGCTCGGATCATCGCCGCCCGAGCGCTCTGA
- the purS gene encoding phosphoribosylformylglycinamidine synthase subunit PurS, which yields MPTIVVDVMPKPELLDPQGKAVSGAFARLGVEGFTDVRIGKRFELTVEGEVTEEVLAEARRIADDVLSNSVIEDVVGIEVAE from the coding sequence ATGCCCACCATCGTCGTCGACGTCATGCCCAAGCCCGAACTGCTCGACCCGCAGGGGAAGGCCGTCTCCGGAGCGTTCGCGCGCCTCGGCGTCGAGGGCTTCACCGACGTCCGCATCGGCAAGCGCTTCGAGCTCACCGTCGAGGGCGAGGTCACCGAAGAGGTGCTCGCCGAGGCCCGTCGCATCGCCGACGACGTGCTGTCGAACTCCGTGATCGAGGACGTGGTCGGCATCGAGGTCGCCGAATGA
- a CDS encoding ABC transporter substrate-binding protein, whose amino-acid sequence MNTRARTRILTATAAASVSALALAGCAATGSGDAEGGDGDITLTVTTFGTFGYDDLYDEYEKAHPNITIEATNIDTGGNARTDAFTKIAAGSGLSDIVAIEEGWLGAIMDVSDTFVDLRDYGIEDRKGDWVDWKYGQATDAEGRVIGYGTDIGPSGICYNGAAFEAAGLPSDRESVAQLLDGDWENYFAVGADYTAKTGKAWYDHSGFVWNAMVNQLDEGYYTADGELNVEGNAELQERFELLGAATEGGQSAAQTAWDWNGGKSFVDGTFATFVCPGWMLGVVQGQVEAGGGDATTGWDFADVFPGGAANWGGAFLSIPESSQHKEAAAELADWLTQPEQQVKQSAAAGNFPSTVKAQETLAADATPNAFFNDAPTGAILAERAKGVVAQFKGADDSVIQENVFGPALSALDRGETDTQGAWEQAIGLLNELVG is encoded by the coding sequence GTGAACACACGTGCCCGCACCCGGATCCTGACGGCGACAGCCGCGGCATCCGTCTCCGCCCTCGCCCTCGCCGGCTGCGCAGCGACCGGATCCGGCGACGCCGAAGGAGGCGACGGCGACATCACGCTCACCGTCACCACGTTCGGCACCTTCGGCTACGACGACCTCTACGACGAGTACGAGAAGGCGCACCCGAACATCACGATCGAGGCGACCAACATCGACACCGGCGGCAACGCCCGCACCGACGCGTTCACCAAGATCGCCGCCGGCTCCGGCCTCAGCGACATCGTCGCGATCGAGGAGGGGTGGCTCGGCGCCATCATGGACGTGTCCGACACCTTCGTCGACCTGCGCGACTACGGCATCGAGGACCGCAAGGGCGACTGGGTCGACTGGAAGTACGGACAGGCGACGGATGCCGAGGGCCGCGTCATCGGCTACGGCACCGACATCGGCCCGAGCGGCATCTGCTACAACGGCGCCGCGTTCGAAGCAGCGGGCCTGCCGAGCGACCGCGAGTCGGTCGCCCAGCTGCTCGACGGCGACTGGGAGAACTACTTCGCCGTCGGCGCCGACTACACCGCCAAGACCGGCAAGGCCTGGTACGACCACTCCGGCTTCGTGTGGAACGCCATGGTGAACCAGCTCGACGAGGGCTACTACACCGCCGACGGCGAGCTCAACGTCGAGGGCAACGCCGAGCTGCAGGAGCGCTTCGAGCTGCTCGGCGCGGCGACCGAGGGCGGACAGTCGGCCGCGCAGACCGCGTGGGACTGGAACGGGGGCAAGTCGTTCGTCGACGGCACCTTCGCCACGTTCGTCTGCCCGGGCTGGATGCTGGGCGTCGTGCAGGGGCAGGTCGAGGCAGGCGGCGGCGACGCGACCACCGGCTGGGACTTCGCCGACGTCTTCCCCGGCGGCGCGGCCAACTGGGGCGGTGCGTTCCTGTCGATCCCGGAGTCGTCGCAGCACAAGGAGGCGGCGGCCGAGCTCGCCGACTGGCTGACGCAGCCCGAGCAGCAGGTCAAGCAGTCTGCGGCAGCGGGCAACTTCCCGTCGACCGTGAAGGCACAGGAGACGCTCGCCGCGGATGCCACACCCAACGCGTTCTTCAACGACGCCCCGACCGGTGCGATCCTCGCCGAGCGTGCCAAGGGCGTGGTCGCGCAGTTCAAGGGCGCCGACGACTCCGTCATCCAGGAGAACGTGTTCGGGCCCGCACTCAGCGCACTCGACCGCGGTGAGACCGACACCCAGGGCGCCTGGGAGCAGGCGATCGGTCTGCTGAACGAGCTCGTCGGCTGA
- a CDS encoding sugar ABC transporter permease: MTLTEERPATASVASKADAVPPRSWRHRLSRFDQNASPYFYISPFFLLFGLVGLFPLLYTVWVAVHEWDLLKGQGEFVGAGNFAEILADGMFWNSVGNTLSIFVLSAVPQLAVALLIAYLLDRGLRAPTFWRMSVLIPFVVTPVAVAIIFSSIFNEADGLANNLLNLIGVADQQWKHDTFLSHIAIAVMVNFRWTGYNALILLAAMQAVPRDLYESAALDGAGAARRFFSITIPTIRPTLIFVIITATIGGLQIFAEPRLFDVSTAGGIGGSDRQFQTTVLFLWEMAFFRRDLGEASAVAILLFLLIVGIGVINFLISRRISTGDGPRTRSARRRARTTTSEDAR; encoded by the coding sequence ATGACTCTGACCGAAGAGCGTCCGGCGACGGCATCCGTCGCGTCGAAGGCGGATGCCGTGCCACCGCGCTCCTGGCGCCATCGCCTCTCGCGGTTCGACCAGAACGCCTCGCCGTACTTCTACATCTCGCCGTTCTTCCTGCTGTTCGGCCTCGTGGGGCTCTTCCCGCTGCTGTACACGGTGTGGGTGGCGGTGCACGAGTGGGATCTGCTCAAGGGGCAGGGCGAGTTCGTCGGCGCAGGCAACTTCGCCGAGATCCTCGCCGACGGCATGTTCTGGAACTCGGTCGGCAACACCCTGAGCATCTTCGTGCTCTCGGCCGTCCCGCAGCTGGCCGTTGCTCTGCTGATCGCCTACCTCCTCGACCGGGGTCTGCGGGCGCCCACGTTCTGGCGCATGAGCGTGCTGATCCCGTTCGTGGTGACGCCGGTCGCGGTGGCGATCATCTTCTCGAGCATCTTCAACGAGGCCGACGGCCTCGCGAACAACCTCCTCAACCTCATCGGGGTCGCCGACCAGCAGTGGAAGCACGACACGTTCCTGTCGCACATCGCGATCGCGGTGATGGTGAACTTCCGCTGGACGGGCTACAACGCGCTGATCCTCCTCGCGGCGATGCAGGCCGTGCCCCGAGACCTGTACGAGTCGGCGGCGCTGGATGGCGCGGGAGCGGCTCGGCGGTTCTTCTCGATCACGATCCCGACGATCCGGCCGACGCTGATCTTCGTGATCATCACGGCCACGATCGGCGGCCTGCAGATCTTCGCCGAGCCGCGGCTGTTCGACGTGTCGACGGCCGGCGGCATCGGCGGCAGCGACCGGCAGTTCCAGACGACCGTGCTGTTCCTGTGGGAGATGGCGTTCTTCCGCCGCGACCTCGGCGAGGCGTCGGCGGTCGCCATCCTGCTGTTCCTGCTGATCGTCGGCATCGGTGTAATCAACTTCCTGATCTCGCGACGGATCTCGACGGGGGACGGACCACGGACCCGCTCGGCACGACGACGCGCTCGCACCACGACCTCGGAGGACGCACGATGA
- a CDS encoding adenine phosphoribosyltransferase — translation MPDTELSPALTRAESLIRSIPDYPEPGIIFRDITPLLADAEALKATTDAIVEPFAGQFDVVAGIEARGFILAGAAAIAAGVGLIPIRKAGKLPRPAASVDYALEYGTATIEMHDDLPVGSRVLLIDDVLATGGTLAAGRELVERLGSHVVGISVLFEIDGLGGREAIGDLHTVFHA, via the coding sequence GTGCCCGACACCGAACTCTCCCCCGCCCTCACCCGCGCCGAGTCGCTGATCCGCAGCATCCCGGACTACCCGGAACCGGGCATCATCTTCCGCGACATCACGCCGCTGCTGGCGGATGCCGAGGCGCTGAAGGCCACGACCGACGCGATCGTCGAGCCGTTCGCCGGTCAGTTCGACGTGGTCGCCGGCATCGAGGCACGCGGGTTCATCCTCGCCGGCGCCGCGGCCATCGCTGCGGGTGTCGGCCTCATCCCGATCCGCAAGGCGGGGAAGCTGCCGCGCCCCGCGGCATCCGTCGACTACGCCCTCGAGTACGGCACGGCGACGATCGAGATGCACGACGACCTGCCCGTGGGGTCACGCGTGCTGCTGATCGACGACGTGCTCGCGACAGGCGGCACGCTCGCGGCCGGACGCGAGCTCGTGGAGCGCCTCGGCAGCCACGTCGTCGGCATCTCGGTGCTGTTCGAGATCGACGGCCTGGGCGGACGCGAGGCGATCGGCGACCTGCACACCGTCTTCCACGCCTGA
- the purQ gene encoding phosphoribosylformylglycinamidine synthase subunit PurQ: protein MTTRIGVITFPGSLDDRDAQRAVRIAGAEPVALWHGSHDLEGVDALVLPGGFSYGDYLRAGAIAALSPIMAEVKDAAAKGMPVLGICNGFQMLVEAHLLPGGLIRNDHQHFVRRDQRLVVENSDTAWTNRFRTGQEIVIPLKNADGGYIADDETLDRIEAEGLVAFRYAGVNPNGSLRDIAGLTNEAGNVVGLMPHPEHATEPGFGPDTTAAMRSGVDGLDFFTSAVAAVARAAA, encoded by the coding sequence ATGACCACGCGCATCGGGGTCATCACGTTCCCCGGTTCGCTCGACGACCGCGACGCGCAGCGCGCCGTCCGCATCGCCGGAGCCGAGCCCGTCGCCCTGTGGCACGGATCGCACGACCTCGAAGGCGTCGACGCGCTCGTGCTGCCCGGTGGCTTCAGCTACGGCGACTATCTGCGCGCCGGCGCGATCGCCGCGCTCTCGCCGATCATGGCCGAGGTGAAGGATGCCGCGGCGAAGGGCATGCCCGTGCTCGGCATCTGCAACGGGTTCCAGATGCTCGTCGAGGCGCACCTGCTGCCCGGCGGCCTGATCCGCAACGACCACCAGCACTTCGTGCGTCGCGACCAGAGGCTCGTCGTCGAGAACTCCGACACCGCGTGGACCAACCGGTTCCGCACCGGCCAGGAGATCGTCATCCCGCTGAAGAACGCCGACGGCGGCTACATCGCCGACGACGAGACGCTCGACCGCATCGAGGCCGAAGGGCTCGTGGCGTTCCGCTACGCGGGCGTCAACCCCAACGGGTCACTGCGCGACATCGCGGGTCTGACGAACGAGGCGGGCAACGTCGTGGGTCTCATGCCGCACCCCGAGCACGCCACCGAGCCGGGCTTCGGCCCCGACACGACCGCCGCGATGCGCAGCGGTGTCGACGGCCTCGACTTCTTCACGAGCGCCGTCGCGGCAGTCGCCCGCGCCGCCGCCTGA
- a CDS encoding TetR family transcriptional regulator translates to MARSDEQNRQARERAREKILLAAIELFGEKGVAGASISDITRRAGVAQGLANYHFGGKDQLISAVIDRWFETLFGIPQVPGTPDERLAGIIDGVFMATGFAMPVQRAVLSMQQQPVTHRLFAESEQRFGQQATESENIVRELFRERGADDPALEEVMLRSTLEGAIIKYAVYGESFPLEDARRWMHRLYGLPEPAAPLALDLPPRDEDLRIRAIRAVRSC, encoded by the coding sequence ATGGCCCGTTCCGACGAGCAGAACAGGCAAGCCCGTGAGCGGGCGCGCGAGAAGATCCTCCTCGCGGCGATAGAACTCTTCGGGGAGAAGGGCGTCGCGGGCGCCAGCATCTCCGACATCACCCGCCGCGCCGGCGTCGCGCAGGGACTCGCCAACTACCACTTCGGCGGCAAGGACCAGCTGATCTCCGCCGTCATCGACCGGTGGTTCGAGACGCTGTTCGGCATCCCGCAGGTTCCCGGCACCCCCGACGAGCGTCTCGCCGGCATCATCGACGGCGTCTTCATGGCGACAGGTTTCGCGATGCCCGTGCAGCGTGCCGTGCTGTCGATGCAGCAGCAGCCGGTCACGCACCGCCTCTTCGCGGAGTCCGAGCAGCGCTTCGGACAGCAGGCCACGGAGTCCGAGAACATCGTGCGCGAGCTCTTCCGCGAACGCGGCGCCGACGACCCCGCTCTCGAAGAGGTCATGCTGCGCAGCACCCTCGAGGGCGCGATCATCAAGTACGCCGTGTACGGCGAGTCGTTCCCGCTCGAAGACGCCCGGCGCTGGATGCACCGGCTCTACGGACTCCCCGAGCCCGCGGCACCGCTCGCCCTCGACCTGCCCCCGCGCGATGAGGACCTGCGCATCCGCGCGATCCGCGCCGTGCGCAGCTGCTGA
- a CDS encoding carbohydrate ABC transporter permease, with protein sequence MTATQALSVPEKIRRRRAAGGNAGIGSRPGFLTYGLLAAFIIGSVYPLWWSIVVASGTNATRGETLPLVPGGNFFANAAKVLDAIPFWLALGNSFLISAIITLSVVTFSTLAGYAFAKLRFRGRDGLMVFVIATMAIPTQLGIIPLFMLMRELGWTGSIGAVIVPTLVTAFGVFFMRQYLVDVIPDELIEAARVDGANQFRTFLTVGVPAARPAMAILGLFTFMTAWTDYLWPLIVLSPQNPTLQTALSQLQSGYYIDYSIVLAGAVLATLPLLALFVVAGRQLVSGIMAGAVKG encoded by the coding sequence ATGACCGCCACGCAGGCACTCAGCGTGCCCGAGAAGATCCGTCGGCGCCGGGCCGCCGGCGGCAACGCGGGCATCGGCAGCCGTCCCGGCTTCCTCACCTACGGGCTGCTCGCGGCATTCATCATCGGCAGCGTGTACCCGCTGTGGTGGTCGATCGTCGTGGCCAGCGGCACCAACGCGACGCGCGGCGAGACGCTGCCGCTCGTCCCCGGCGGCAACTTCTTCGCCAATGCCGCGAAGGTGCTCGACGCCATCCCGTTCTGGCTCGCGCTCGGCAACTCCTTCCTCATCTCCGCGATCATCACGCTCTCGGTCGTGACGTTCTCGACGCTCGCCGGCTACGCGTTCGCGAAGCTCCGGTTCCGCGGCAGGGACGGGCTGATGGTCTTCGTGATCGCGACCATGGCGATCCCCACGCAACTCGGCATCATCCCGCTCTTCATGCTCATGCGCGAGCTGGGCTGGACCGGGTCGATCGGCGCCGTGATCGTGCCGACCCTGGTGACGGCGTTCGGCGTCTTCTTCATGCGGCAGTACCTGGTCGACGTGATCCCCGACGAGCTCATCGAGGCGGCGCGGGTCGACGGCGCCAACCAGTTCCGCACGTTCCTCACGGTGGGCGTGCCGGCGGCTCGTCCGGCCATGGCCATTCTCGGACTGTTCACGTTCATGACCGCCTGGACCGACTATCTCTGGCCGCTGATCGTGCTGTCGCCGCAGAACCCGACCCTGCAGACCGCGCTCAGTCAGCTGCAGTCTGGCTACTACATCGACTACTCGATCGTGCTCGCGGGTGCCGTGCTCGCGACGCTCCCGCTGCTCGCGCTGTTCGTCGTCGCGGGGCGCCAGCTGGTGAGTGGCATCATGGCCGGCGCGGTGAAAGGATGA